Below is a genomic region from Dioscorea cayenensis subsp. rotundata cultivar TDr96_F1 chromosome 14, TDr96_F1_v2_PseudoChromosome.rev07_lg8_w22 25.fasta, whole genome shotgun sequence.
TATTTATATTAGGAAAAACATCATTGACCATCTTACAAAATtgttaattgtatatatatatatcacattgaTTTATGTTTGGGCAgcttttttaaataacaaaaaacaattaattttttcaattgatCTAAAATCcggatttaatttaatttattttattttttgaaatagtgggtaagaaaaacaattaattttgtcaattgatttttttagggGTCTgtgtgtcctttttttttttgttattgctcCTCCTCACCACAGTGGTAGTtgaattttgtatctttttttttattaatgcatTGTGGttcatctatttttaaaaataaaaaataaaaaagaggagTTACAGGTTagacataaaaaaaagtattagaataaaaaaataacaaacatgataAATTTACTGTATGTGAACAGAAGAAACACTAACgaattgaaagaaaaacaaaaacaaaacaataacatcatcCGCAGAGGAAAAACTCCAGGGGATTCACTAAGAATATAAAGTTTTCAAGTTTAAACGCCTCCCAAATACATCATCCGCTCTTCATGTCATTCACCTTCACCCTACTTGCGTAAGACTCTAAGAACATCAAACTTCTATTTTATGGCTGAAAAGATATCCTTTAGTTTAGCTTTCTTTATGAGATTGGAATTACAAATAGTTTATAAAGAATCACAAAATGCGGATGGCATTTTCTAATAGAAAAtatgcttgttttgttttgactaaatatttcaaaaaatatctttgattaaaaaaaaaactctaatttaaATTTGTAAGATTCTCATAGGTTTTTAAAGTTTGGGTGCCCAGGTAACCTTAAATAATTCAATAGATTCAGTTCCGTGGTAACTATCACAGACCGAGTGGAATCATTTTccaataatagttaaaaaaaaatatccaaaatcaaCTATTTGAGTAGTGGATAAATACAAATCCagtatttattcttttctttttagtttgttaaaaaaattaaaaaatatttttttctaaataataaaatagataattcaGTTACTTCAACCAATATTACTAGAGGGGGTTGCAATCTCAcccttttattttggaaaagaaaaaaataattatctttttctCCTAATATCAATGTAAAATACCTAAACCCACTCAATTTTCAAATATctgatataattatttttaaaactaaatatcaaaactaattatctttagctatttttaaaaaaatgccgttttttattattattattattattattattattattattattattattatttatgctatttttattttttttaacctttatCTAAATATCGACGCGGGTTTTTGTTCTCGTTTTTATTcccaaaatcaaagaaattctCACGCACAAGTCCTTCGTCGACGAAGCCGTGAATTCACAGCGAGCGaaagagagaggaagagaggaagagaggaagaagacgaGGAGATGTGCTTCTGCTTCTTCGCGTGCGTGGGTCAAGCGAGCGTTGGGGTGGTGGAGAAATGGGGGCGGTTCCTCAAGCTCGCCGATCCTGGTCTCCACTTCTTCAATCCATTCGCCGGCGAGTGGCTCGCCGGCGTCCTCTCCACCCGCATAGCCTCCCTCGACGTCAAAATCGAGACCAAGACCAAGGTTCTATCCTCCTTTTTCGCTTTCTCTATCTTTCAGTATGATCTCCATCTATCATAGCGATATGTATTATACTTGTAGATCCTTGTCTCTGATTAGGGTTTCTGAAGTCtttgctagggtttggagatttcgttgatttttatttttgctgcAAAGTTGACTTTATTAGATTGTGTGCTCTCTTAGGTTTGGTGATCCTGATAAAGGATTGACTCTTGTTTTGTGAACAACTTGTTATTTTGTCTGGTTAACCATTGGAATTGTTGttatattttgtgattttatttcttttcatttgatgTGTGATATGTATAATACTTCTCTGATTCTTTGGAGGGTGGGAAATCAAATGGATGACAACTTGATGAATATTTGTTTGAAGTTGTTAATCAACTCATATCAGCTATTTTCTGCCTTTTTGTGTTAATTCATCAAGAGCATAAACCTGTTTTTACATCAGTATCATGAGAGATAAATTAGGGTTCTGTATCAAATTTGTGTTGCCATCATTGTGTGAAAGGTTAAACACTGCAAGATTAAGAGGTTGATGCCACTGAATTTTTCTGGATTGATGTAATTGCCAAAATTATGAGGTTTTCTAGAAAAAGTTTTTGCATGCCATGCTTGagaaacatatttatattatcttaCAGGACAATGTCTTTGCGCAATTGGTTTGCTCAATTCAATATCGCGTTATCAAGGAAAATGCTGATGATGCATTCTATGAGTTGCAAAACCCTAGAGAACAGATTCAAGCTTATGTCTttgatggtattttttttttaaatgttcatATCATAAAATGACCCTGACTTGTTATTCCGCTTCTCTTTATATCTCTGTCATGACCACCATCATCATAAAATAATGCAGTTGTTCGGGCTCATGTTCCTAGAATGACTCTAGATGAGCTTTTTGAGCAGAAGAATGATGTGGCACAGGCTGTCTTGGAGGAACTTGAAAAGGTAATTAGCTCGTTTCTTATGTTTAACTATTACTcccttatttattttcaaatgtgTTTGATTCAGTTTCTATTGTGCTGTGAATTCTCCACCAGTTGCTTACTGATGCTCTTGATTTGTAATATGGTCAAGTGTGTTCATTTCAATGCATTTGAATGTCCCATTGTTTTCTTCAAACTTTTAACATGCGGCTGTTTAACTTTGGTTGCTCTCACGATTATATCAGATTATCCTCTCCTATTTTGCTCTGTTTTACAATATAATTTCACTTCTCAGTCATGATattttgagtgtgtttttcttTCCTCTGTTATGGGACAACAACGTTTCTATTGATGATGTGGCCATAAGGTGTATATTTTGCTTATGATTTAGGTTAGTAACAGACTGTTTATTTGTTGTTAGCTGACCACCAGTTTCTTTTAGCTAGCTCTCTCAAGTAATCTTGTGTGCCACTAATGTATCAGGTGATGGGAGCCTATGGCTACAACATAGAGCAGATTCTCATGGTTGACATTATACCTGATGCCTCGGTGCGCAAAGCAATGAATGAGATAAATGCAGGTTCACTCTTTTCTTTCTATGTTCATGAGATTAAGCATGCATTGTTTTCAATGCaggtttatattaattttgcaGTCTTCTCTAGCCTGGACTATGTAAATGGTGATTTAGTTTTGAATGTGACTCATGTTGACTTACATAGtttcttaataattatttattggaaCCTCTGGTCAAGATGAGCTAAAGAACCCTAATTGCTTAATGGCCCGAGGTGTAAACTCTAGTGAGAATTGCACCACAAACCTGAATAGTATAACTGCTTTGTGCctgttgaaaaatattaaactgCAATGGTTGTAAGACCTACTCACAAGACTGAATGCCAAGCAACATATGCCTACTCTTCTTTTATAGTGCCCATGTAAATATCCTATTATTAAGGTACTTGAGAGCATGCAAATCTGCTATAATTCAACTAATGTACCGACCATGATATCCTCCTATAATTAGAATATCTAGCCTACGTAATATTTCCTATTTGACCACCCTAATATTTCATGCTATAGTTTGCACCTCTTATTACTTTCTAAGTACTCCTGTTTGCCTTCTCACCCTCCCTATTCACTTGTCCATATCTGCTTCtgtgttttttctctttatttaaaTTCCTCCAGCTACCCAATTGACCTATACTTGTTTTTGTTCCTTCTTCTCACTTATTCTTATCATCAACCTAATCATCTTGCGCATATGTGGTGCTTGTTTTCATAACCCCCTAAGATACTGTTGCTAGCTGGACTCTCGAGTTTTATGTCTGAAATCCTTGTTAGATGGGTTCAATTTACCCATctgccttttcttttcttgctatTTGACCAGGGGCCTGAGTTTCAGACAATTATACCATGCTTAGGTTATATATTTGGAACATGGTTTTTATTATATGCTAGTATGGTGTGGTGCCTTGCGTAGGTGTGACCATGCTCTATGTCTTTTGcatttaactttattttcttcttgtaaTGCTTTTCCCCCTTGTTACGGCATCCTGGCCTATTTATTTAACCATTAGATGCACACTTATGCAGCCCAACGACTTCAGCTTGCGAGTGTCTACAAAGGAGAGGCTGAGAAGGTCCTTATGGTGAAGAGAGCCGAAGCTGAGGCAGAAGCTAAGTTCCTTGGAGGTGTCGGAGTGGCAAGGCAGCGCCAGGCAATTACTGAAGGCCTGAGAGAAAACATTGTGAACTTCTCCGACCGAATAACTGGCACCTCTGCCAAGGAGGTGATGGACTTGATTATGGTCACACAGTACTTTGACACTATTAAAGACCTTGGAAACTCATCAAAGAACACCACAGTCTTCATACCGCACGGCCCTGGCCATGTGAAAGACATAGGCAACCAAATCCGCAATGGAATCATGGAAGCTTCATGCAGTCAGACACAGCAGTAATCTTTTGCAGCTTGGTTTGCATTTGAAACTAATAAAGTTTTTTTGGATTACATGCAATATCATCTGTTAGTTCTGGGATTTTAGTATACCTATTTTCTACATTGTCTATGTGCTCCCCTTCTTCAAAGTGAACAATAAATAGAATGCCAATGGCTGCATGTGCAaaatgtttttgttctttttgattGCTGAACCACTTATGTACAGAATGTTGGGCTTCCTTTCTCATTTGCAGGAGTTAGCCATGGAATAGTTGACAAGTTTCAATGGGTCTCTTTTGTCCCAATCGTTC
It encodes:
- the LOC120276002 gene encoding hypersensitive-induced response protein 4; amino-acid sequence: MCFCFFACVGQASVGVVEKWGRFLKLADPGLHFFNPFAGEWLAGVLSTRIASLDVKIETKTKDNVFAQLVCSIQYRVIKENADDAFYELQNPREQIQAYVFDVVRAHVPRMTLDELFEQKNDVAQAVLEELEKVMGAYGYNIEQILMVDIIPDASVRKAMNEINAAQRLQLASVYKGEAEKVLMVKRAEAEAEAKFLGGVGVARQRQAITEGLRENIVNFSDRITGTSAKEVMDLIMVTQYFDTIKDLGNSSKNTTVFIPHGPGHVKDIGNQIRNGIMEASCSQTQQ